Proteins from one Malania oleifera isolate guangnan ecotype guangnan chromosome 4, ASM2987363v1, whole genome shotgun sequence genomic window:
- the LOC131153052 gene encoding probable UDP-arabinopyranose mutase 2: MAEASIAPTPLLKDELDIVIPTIRNLDFLEMWRPFFEPYHLIIVQDGDPSKTIKVPEGFDYELYNRNDINRILGPKASCISFKDSACRCFGYMVSKKKYIFTIDDDCFVAKDPSGKEINALQQHIKNLLSPSTPFFFNTLYDPYREGADFVRGYPFSLREGVTTAVSHGLWLNIPDYDAPTQLVKPRERNTRYVDAVMTVPKGTLFPMCGMNLAFNRELIGPAMYFGLMGDGQPIGRYDDMWAGWCMKVICDHLGWGVKTGLPYIWHSKASNPFVNLKKEYKGIYWQEEIIPFFQAIALPKECITVQKCYFELSKQVKAKLGKVDPYFLKLADAMVTWIEAWDELNGSVADSSQLPSGTTK; the protein is encoded by the exons ATGGCAGAAGCTTCGATCGCACCCACCCCGCTGTTGAAGGATGAGCTCGATATTGTAATACCCACGATCCGAAACCTGGATTTCTTGGAGATGTGGAGGCCTTTCTTTGAGCCGTACCACCTGATCATCGTTCAAGACGGGGATCCATCGAAGACCATCAAGGTTCCAGAGGGCTTTGACTACGAGTTGTACAATAGGAACGACATCAACAGGATTCTGGGTCCTAAGGCTTCCTGCATCTCCTTCAAGGACTCCGCTTGTCGATGCTTTGGCTACATGGTTTCCAAGAAGAAGTACATATTCACCATTGACGATGATTGCTTC GTAGCCAAAGATCCATCAGGGAAAGAGATAAATGCCCTCCAACAACACATAAAGAACCTTTTGAGTCCATCTACTCCATTTTTCTTCAACACCCTTTATGATCCATACAGGGAGGGTGCTGACTTTGTGCGTGGATACCCTTTCAGCCTCCGTGAGGGTGTCACCACAGCTGTTTCTCATGGCCTCTGGCTCAACATCCCTGACTATGATGCTCCCACCCAGCTTGTCAAGCCTCGTGAGAGAAACACGAG GTATGTGGATGCAGTTATGACAGTACCAAAGGGGACGCTTTTTCCCATGTGTGGTATGAATTTGGCATTCAACCGTGAGCTGATTGGACCTGCAATGTACTTTGGTCTCATGGGTGATGGCCAACCGATTGGACGTTATGATGATATGTGGGCTGGCTGGTGCATGAAG GTAATATGTGACCATCTAGGATGGGGAGTTAAGACTGGCCTGCCATACATATGGCACAGCAAAGCCAGCAATCCATTTGTTAACCTCAAAAAGGAGTACAAGGGTATCTATTGGCAAGAAGAGATCATCCCTTTCTTCCAAGCCATAGCCCTTCCAAAGGAATGCATTACGGTTCAAAAATGCTATTTTGAACTCTCAAAACAAGTCAAGGCTAAGCTTGGCAAGGTAGATCCCTACTTCCTTAAGCTAGCTGATGCCATGGTCACATGGATTGAAGCTTGGGATGAGCTCAATGGTTCGGTGGCAGATTCTTCCCAGCTACCGAGCGGCACTACAAAGTAG